One region of Chlamydia psittaci 6BC genomic DNA includes:
- a CDS encoding small cysteine-rich outer membrane protein: MKKAVLLATVFCGVVGLTSCCRIVDCCFEDPCAPKPCNPCGNKKDKGCSPCGVYTPSCSKPCGSECNPGVQGPQAKGCTSLDGRCKQ, from the coding sequence ATGAAGAAAGCTGTTTTACTAGCTACAGTATTTTGTGGTGTTGTTGGCTTGACTAGTTGTTGCCGTATTGTAGATTGCTGCTTTGAAGATCCTTGCGCACCTAAGCCATGCAATCCTTGTGGTAACAAGAAAGACAAAGGCTGCAGCCCTTGTGGTGTCTATACACCTTCTTGCTCCAAGCCATGCGGCTCTGAGTGCAATCCAGGAGTTCAAGGACCTCAAGCTAAAGGTTGTACATCTCTAGACGGTAGATGCAAACAATAG